The bacterium nucleotide sequence CTTTGATAGATATTTGGAAAGAAATAGAACACATAGAGAGATTTTCAGCATCTCTTGATTATGAAGGGTTGATGGAGGATGAGAAGTCTCTGTATGCAATTGTAAGGTGTTTTGAAATTATTGGAGAGGCAGTAAAGAA carries:
- a CDS encoding HepT-like ribonuclease domain-containing protein; translation: MSKRDFRDSLIDIWKEIEHIERFSASLDYEGLMEDEKSLYAIVRCFEIIGEAVKNIPEEVKEKYCQIPWKDMAGMRDKL